A genome region from Mastacembelus armatus chromosome 8, fMasArm1.2, whole genome shotgun sequence includes the following:
- the prkar1aa gene encoding cAMP-dependent protein kinase type I-alpha regulatory subunit isoform X1: protein MFLRGRFNFERIQTEVEFLCCEKENQARQHDILQLTKMAAGSTSSREEQSLRECEQYVQKHNIQQLLKDCIIQLCTSRPERPMAFLRNYFERLEKEEVQQMASQQKSSFRSDSREDEVSPPMNPVVRGRSRRGAISAEVYTEEDATSYVRKVIPKDYKTMAALAKAMEKNVLFAHLDDNEKSDIFDAMFSVNYIAGETVIQQGDEGDNFYVIDQGEMDVYVNNEWVTSIGEGGSFGELALIYGTPRAATVRAKTNVKLWGIDRDSYRRILMGSTLRKRKMYEEFLSKVSILESLDKWERLTVADALETVLFEDGQKIVVQGEPGDEFFIILEGTAAVLQRRSEDEEFVEVGRLGPSDYFGEIALLMNRPRAATVVACGPLKCVKLDRPRFERVLGPCSDILKRNIEQYNSFVSLSV, encoded by the exons ATGTTTTTAAGGGGACGCTTTAATTTTGAAAGGATTCAGACGGAAGTGGAGTTTCTGTGCTGCGAGAAAGAAAATCAAGCACGACAACACGACATTTTACAGTTG ACAAAGATGGCAGCAGGCAGTACAAGCAGCCGGGAAGAACAGAGCCTCAGAGAGTGCGAGCAGTATGTTCAGAAGCACAACATTCAGCAGCTGCTTAAGGACTGCATCATCCAGCTGTGCACGTCCAGGCCTGAGCGACCCATGGCCTTCCTCAGAAACTACTTTGAAAGGTTGGAGAAG GAGGAGGTCCAGCAGATGGCTTCACAGCAGAAGTCCAGCTTTAGGTCAGATTCCCGTGAGGATGAAGTTTCTCCACCTATGAACCCAGTGGTGAGGGGTCGAAGCCGGAGAGGGGCTATCAGTGCTGAGGTGTACACTGAGGAGGACGCCACCTCCTATGTCAGAAAG GTCATCCCAAAAGACTACAAGACTATGGCTGCCCTGGCTAAAGCCATGGAGAAGAATGTACTGTTTGCCCACTTGGATGACAACGAGAAGAG TGACATTTTTGATgccatgttttctgtgaactaCATTGCTGGAGAAACAGTCATTCAGCAAG GTGATGAGGGAGACAACTTCTACGTTATTGACCAGGGAGAGATGGAT GTGTATGTGAACAATGAATGGGTGACCAGTATTGGTGAGGGAGGAAGTTTTGGGGAGCTAGCTCTGATCTATGGGACACCCCGTGCAGCTACAGTCCGGGCCAAGACCAATGTCAAGTTGTGGGGCATTGACAGAGACAGCTACAGAAGAATACTGATG ggGAGTACTTTGAGAAAGCGCAAGATGTATGAGGAATTTCTCAGCAAGGTGTCCATTTTAG AGTCTCTGGATAAGTGGGAGCGTCTGACAGTAGCTGATGCGTTGGAGACAGTGCTGTTTGAGGATGGCCAAAAAATTGTTGTGCAGGGAGAACCTGGTGATGAGTTCTTCATTATCCTAGAG GGGACAGCTGCAGTGCTTCAGAGGCGGTCAGAAGACGAGGAGTTTGTGGAGGTTGGCAGACTTGGACCATCAGATTACTTTG GTGAGATCGCCTTGCTAATGAACCGGCCACGTGCTGCCACTGTTGTTGCATGCGGACCCCTCAAGTGTGTCAAGCTGGACCGGCCTCGGTTTGAGCGGGTCCTGGGTCCCTGCTCTGACATCCTGAAGAGAAACATTGAGCAGTACAACAGCTTTGTTTCCCTCTCAGTTTGA
- the prkar1aa gene encoding cAMP-dependent protein kinase type I-alpha regulatory subunit isoform X2, translating into MAAGSTSSREEQSLRECEQYVQKHNIQQLLKDCIIQLCTSRPERPMAFLRNYFERLEKEEVQQMASQQKSSFRSDSREDEVSPPMNPVVRGRSRRGAISAEVYTEEDATSYVRKVIPKDYKTMAALAKAMEKNVLFAHLDDNEKSDIFDAMFSVNYIAGETVIQQGDEGDNFYVIDQGEMDVYVNNEWVTSIGEGGSFGELALIYGTPRAATVRAKTNVKLWGIDRDSYRRILMGSTLRKRKMYEEFLSKVSILESLDKWERLTVADALETVLFEDGQKIVVQGEPGDEFFIILEGTAAVLQRRSEDEEFVEVGRLGPSDYFGEIALLMNRPRAATVVACGPLKCVKLDRPRFERVLGPCSDILKRNIEQYNSFVSLSV; encoded by the exons ATGGCAGCAGGCAGTACAAGCAGCCGGGAAGAACAGAGCCTCAGAGAGTGCGAGCAGTATGTTCAGAAGCACAACATTCAGCAGCTGCTTAAGGACTGCATCATCCAGCTGTGCACGTCCAGGCCTGAGCGACCCATGGCCTTCCTCAGAAACTACTTTGAAAGGTTGGAGAAG GAGGAGGTCCAGCAGATGGCTTCACAGCAGAAGTCCAGCTTTAGGTCAGATTCCCGTGAGGATGAAGTTTCTCCACCTATGAACCCAGTGGTGAGGGGTCGAAGCCGGAGAGGGGCTATCAGTGCTGAGGTGTACACTGAGGAGGACGCCACCTCCTATGTCAGAAAG GTCATCCCAAAAGACTACAAGACTATGGCTGCCCTGGCTAAAGCCATGGAGAAGAATGTACTGTTTGCCCACTTGGATGACAACGAGAAGAG TGACATTTTTGATgccatgttttctgtgaactaCATTGCTGGAGAAACAGTCATTCAGCAAG GTGATGAGGGAGACAACTTCTACGTTATTGACCAGGGAGAGATGGAT GTGTATGTGAACAATGAATGGGTGACCAGTATTGGTGAGGGAGGAAGTTTTGGGGAGCTAGCTCTGATCTATGGGACACCCCGTGCAGCTACAGTCCGGGCCAAGACCAATGTCAAGTTGTGGGGCATTGACAGAGACAGCTACAGAAGAATACTGATG ggGAGTACTTTGAGAAAGCGCAAGATGTATGAGGAATTTCTCAGCAAGGTGTCCATTTTAG AGTCTCTGGATAAGTGGGAGCGTCTGACAGTAGCTGATGCGTTGGAGACAGTGCTGTTTGAGGATGGCCAAAAAATTGTTGTGCAGGGAGAACCTGGTGATGAGTTCTTCATTATCCTAGAG GGGACAGCTGCAGTGCTTCAGAGGCGGTCAGAAGACGAGGAGTTTGTGGAGGTTGGCAGACTTGGACCATCAGATTACTTTG GTGAGATCGCCTTGCTAATGAACCGGCCACGTGCTGCCACTGTTGTTGCATGCGGACCCCTCAAGTGTGTCAAGCTGGACCGGCCTCGGTTTGAGCGGGTCCTGGGTCCCTGCTCTGACATCCTGAAGAGAAACATTGAGCAGTACAACAGCTTTGTTTCCCTCTCAGTTTGA